In the Bacillus sp. (in: firmicutes) genome, CTCGATAAATAATTGTGCAGTGACGAGGGCATCACTGTCTGCTTGATGTGGACGATCATGTTGAAATCCAAAATGTGCTGCTAGGTCAATTAATTTATAACTTGGTAGTGTAGGGTACGTTATTTTCGCGAGTTCAACCGTATCAATCACGTTTCCGTTAAACGATGGATAACCGACCTTTTCCATTTCATGATTTAAAAACGTTAAGTCAAATAAAGCATTGTGAGCGACAAACACACTATCGTGTAACAAATTCCAAACAGTCGGAGCAATATCTTTAAACGTTGGAGCATTTTTCACCAGCTCATCGTTAATTCCTGTTAACTCTTCAATAAATTCGGGGATTTGTTTATCTGGTCGAACAAGTGATTGAAACGCTTCAACTACTTGTTCATTTTCAACGACAACGGCTGCCAATTGAATAATTCGATCCCCTTTTTTGGGTGTATTTCCGGTCGTTTCTATATCGATGATTACAAATCGCTGATTCATGAATGACTCACCTTTTTCTTATGACCAACTCCCAAATGGAAAATCGGGAGGTGATTGTATTGCTTGAGATGTCAACGTTTTGAGTATACTTATGTGCAAAACGTTAACACGAAACGAAAAATTGTGCAATGATTCATACTTAAAACGTTTTGAATTGGTTGGTTTTTCCTTACGACACGTTATAAAAAACTTTAGTTTAGGCTACTCTTGTTCGTTTTAAATTTGTTCTATTGTAAAAGTACTTTTGGTTTGCTACACAATCCATATCTCTAAAATAATTAAAGTGTCCAAATGGAGCGTATCAAAAAAGCTCGGAATGTCTTCCGAGCTTAATTCATGACTGTATGAGCAGGTTCATAGGTGATTAATTCCTTAATTCGGTTATTTTCATCCATTATCGCTACTTTTGGACGATGGCTACTTACTTTTTCTTCTGGAACTAAGGCATAAGAAATAATAATAACGATATCCCCTTCTTGAACAAGGCGGGCTGCAGCTCCATTTAAACAAATAACTCCGCTTCCCCGTTCACCTGGAATAATATATGTTTCAAAACGAGCACCGTTATTGTTGTTAACAATTTGTACTTTTTCATTTGGAGCCATACCAACCGCATCTAAAATGTCTTGGTCAATTGTAATGCTGCCAACGTAGTTTAAGTTCGCTTCCGTTACGCGAGCACGATGAATTTTTCCATTCATTAATGTACGAAACATCGTTGTTCCTCCTTTATTTCCGGTGCAAAATAATGTTATCGATTAATCTTGCTTTAGAGAACCGTACGGCAATAGCAATTATAACCGTCCCTTCAATAACGTCAATCGGTTCAAGTGATGGATAGGAATATAACTCAATGTAATCAATCTCACCTGATGTCTGGGAAGAAAGGTAATTTCGAACGACGTTAATAATGATTTCCGGTCGTGTTTCTCCTTGTTCAATTAGTTTCTTTGCCTTTAATAGACTTTGATATAAGGCAGGCGCCTCTTTTCGCTCTTGAGCGGTTAGATTGACATTTCGTGAACTTTTCGCAAGTCCATCTTCTTCCCGTACGGTTGGAATAGGAACGATTTCAATTGGGAAAAAGAAATCCTTTACAAGCCCATCTACAACTGCTACTTGTTGGGCGTCTTTTAAACCGAAATACGCTTTATGAGGAAAAATTAAATGAAAAAGCTTGGTTAAAACGGTCACTACACCATCAAAGTGTCCTTCCCGAGAGCGTCCACACAAAACGTTGACCCTTTTCGTTACGGTCATTTGAACAGATGCCTCATAGGGATACATCTCTTGAACAGAAGGAATAAATAAATAATCAACGCCCACTTCTTTGGCAAGTTGTTGATCTCGTTCAATATCTCTCGGATAGCGTTCATAATCTTCGTTTGGACCAAATTGAAGCGGGTTTACAAAGATACTCATCACGACAATATCACAGTCTTTCCGCGCCTGTTCAGCTAAAGTTAAATGACCTTCGTGAAGATATCCCATCGTCGGGACAAATCCAATCGTTTTTCCCGCTTTTCTTTCTGCTAACATGAATTGTTGTATTTCTTTTGATGATGTAATTACTTTCATCCTTTTGTTCCTCCATACAGGCTGTTCAACTCTTCCTCTTTCATCGTAAATGAATGTTGGGTTTTTGGGAATAGATTTCGCTTCACTTCATGAACATATTGCCTGAGGGACGCTTCAATCGACTCATTGACATTGGTATACATTTTGACAAATTTTGGCACCCTGTCTACTCCATATCCGATGAGATCGTGATAAACGAGGACTTGTCCATCGGCGTCCGCTCCCGCACCAATACCAATCGTCGGAATTTCCAGAATGTCTGACACTTCTTTTGTTAATTGTCTTGGAACACATTCTAACACTAAGGCAATGGCCCCTGCATGTTGACACAACTTAGCATCTTCTATCAACTTTTGGGCAGCTTCTGCTGTTTTTCCTTGCACCTTATAACCACCGAGAACACCTACTGATTGGGGTGTCAAACCAAGGTGAGCAACAACAGGGATTCCTCCGTGTGTTAACGCCTCAATCATGTGAATAACTTGACCGCTTCCTTCGACCTTAACCGCGTGTGCTCCACCTTCTTGAACGATTCGAGTAGCAGCTTTTAGCGTATCTTTCGTTGAATAGTGATACGTCATAAACGGCATGTCTGTGACAATAAACGTATTTGGAGCTCCTCTTTTTACCGCCTTCGTATGATGAATCATGTCTTCTAATGTGACCGGAATGGTTGATTCATAGCCTAACACAACCATTCCCAGCGAATCACCAACGAGAATCATGTCGACTTCCGCTTTTTCGGCTAATTTTGCCGATGGATAATCGTAGGCGGTAATCATGGCAATTTTTTCTCCATTTTGTTTCATTGTTAAAAAATCTGTTACCGTTTTCATATCGTCCCTCCTTACGATTCAGAGGGAAAGAAACTTGTCCCATAAGAAAAGGTCCTTCCCTATAGGCGGCAGAAGGACCCTTACTCTTCGATGTTTGTTTCATCCCTCTGTCCTAGTCCGTTTTGGATCAAGGCAGAATCTATTTTTTTCACAATAAGGTAAGGTGCAGTTCATGACGATACTGCCCACCAAAATTATAACAAAGATTCCCTCTTTGTGTACAAGATTAACTTTTAATTTCGATATCTGCAGAATAAATATGATGAATGATCCCTTGAGCATCTTCTAGTTGTAATATGCCTTCATCAGTAATACCCAAAGCTTTTCCTTCAATTGTACCGTTAATCGTACGAGCAATAATATTCTTTCCAATACTTACTGCACGACTTTCCCACATGAGTTTAATTGGACGAAATCCTTCTTCCATATATAAATCATAATATATTTCTAGCTTTTCTAAAATTCGCCGGACTAATTGTGCACGGGGAATTTTTTTCTTTGCTTCAATCGCAATGGAAGTGGCGATAGGCTTAATGTCAGCGGCAAAGTCAGTCGACGACTGATTGACATTGATACCCATTCCTATAATGATAGAGTGAATTTTATCCGCATCTGCTTGAAGCTCTGTTAAAATGCCAGTGACTTTTTTACCTCGAATGAGAATATCATTCGGCCACTTAATTTCCGCTTCAATACCACTGATCTCCTCAATTGCTTGGGAAATCGCCACAGCGGCAATTAACGTAAATTGCGGAGCTTTTTGTGGTGGTAAGTTTGGTCGTAAAATTAAGCTCATCCAAATGCCAGTATATTTCGGTGAGTACCATGAACGGGTCATTCGTCCTCGTCCGGCTACTTGTTCTTCGGAAATAACAAGTGTTCCTTCGGGGTACCCTTCGTAACTCAGGCGATGAGCAATTTTTTGCGTGGATTCAACCGATTCTTCATAATAAATCGTTTGACCGAGACGCTTTGTTTGAAGTCCAAATTGAATTTCATTTTCAGTTACTTTATCTGGGGCTTGAACAATTCGATATCCCTTTTTACGAACGGCTTCTAATTGATACCCTTCTTTCCTTAATTCTTCGATATGCTTCCAAACGGCTGTCCTTGAACATCCTAATATTTTGGCTAAGGTCTGCCCTGATAAAAACTCTCCATTAGCCTCGGCAAAAGCCTCTAGCAATTGTTTTCGAATTGGTGATTGCACGACTGTAACCACTCCCTTATTTGATCTTTATCATTTTCAACGACGCCGTGTAAAACCGCCAACTCAACCTTTTCTAATACATCTTTTACCCACGGGCCACCAGGACGTTTAAACCAATCCATTAAGTCATTCCCTGATATGGTCAGCTCTGAACGATGGTGAATAGGCATTTGATTGAACTTTTCTTCCCACACATACCATACGGATGACGTTATACCATTGATGGCGTCGTACAATTTTTCTACTGAATACGCAATCGGTTTCGTTGCTTGATACAGCGTTTGGGTGGTCCATTCTTGTTGCAATCTTTGTTTTAAAAAGTTGTGAATGGTCGAAATTTCTTTACTCTGTTTCGACGGTAATCTCCACTCTTTAAAAAAGGTTCGCTCATTTATCGGTTGAAGAGCGTAAAGCAAAAGAGCCCACATTTCATTGACAGTTAACGAATCGTTCATCCATGAAATTGCTTGATGAAGCTTTTCTCCCTTTCCCTTTAACATCGGTAAATAGTTATATAACTGGGTTAACAGTAATAACTGAAACGCCTTGTGACGATATGGTCCGGATAACAATTTTTCAAATTCGACAAGCTTTCGCTCAACAGCAATATGGGCTAATAAATGGTTATGCTTTTCCAACGCTCGCTTGGTCGATTCTTCTAACTGAAAACCTAATTGACTTACAAATCGAACGGCCCGCATCATTCGTAAAGCATCTTCAGTAAACCGTTCATCAGGAGAACCAACCGTTTGCAAAATTTTTCGCTTCATCGCTTCTTGCCCATCAAATAAATCAATAATCTTCCCATTTATGTCCATCGCCATCGCATTAATCGTAAAATCCCGTCGCTTTAAATCTTCTTCTAATGACCGAACAAAGGTCACTCGTTCTGGTCGTCGAAAATCTTTATAGTCCGATTCTGTTCGAAAAGTCGTCACTTCGTAACCTTTTCCATTATGTAAGATTAAAATCGTTCCATGTTCAATACCAACATCAACAGTTTTTGGAAAAATCCCCTTTAGTTCATGGGGTAATGCTGACGTGGCGATATCTACATCGGAAATCGGACGGTCGAGAAGATAGTCTCTGACCGCACCTCCGACAAAATACGCCTCAAAACCGTGTTGTTGTATTTTTTCAATAATTGGAATCGCGGATCGAAAAGGTTCTCTCATCATTCTAATTCCTTTCTTCCATTAAACGAACATAAAGTTGTTCATATTGTTGAACGATTTTTTCCGAATGGAATTTGTCATAAACCGTACGTACAGCCTGCTCGGAAAACGTTTTGTGCAAATCTTCATCTGTTACTAGTTGAAGGCTTCGTTCGGTGATTTGATGAATGTTTCCAACCTCACAAATAAATCCGTTTTCACCATCTGTGATAACTTCTGGAATGCCTCCGATGTTCGTTCCGATACATGGTACACCACAGGCCATTGCCTCTAATGCCACTAACCCAAAGCTTTCTTTTTCTGAAAGTAAAAGCATCACATCACTAATCGAATATAGCTCTTCTAAATTATCTTGCTTTCCTAAGAAAAGAACATGTTTTTGTAAGCCCAACTTTTCCACTAATTGACAAACAACGGTCAT is a window encoding:
- the panD gene encoding aspartate 1-decarboxylase; this translates as MFRTLMNGKIHRARVTEANLNYVGSITIDQDILDAVGMAPNEKVQIVNNNNGARFETYIIPGERGSGVICLNGAAARLVQEGDIVIIISYALVPEEKVSSHRPKVAIMDENNRIKELITYEPAHTVMN
- a CDS encoding pantoate--beta-alanine ligase, producing the protein MKVITSSKEIQQFMLAERKAGKTIGFVPTMGYLHEGHLTLAEQARKDCDIVVMSIFVNPLQFGPNEDYERYPRDIERDQQLAKEVGVDYLFIPSVQEMYPYEASVQMTVTKRVNVLCGRSREGHFDGVVTVLTKLFHLIFPHKAYFGLKDAQQVAVVDGLVKDFFFPIEIVPIPTVREEDGLAKSSRNVNLTAQERKEAPALYQSLLKAKKLIEQGETRPEIIINVVRNYLSSQTSGEIDYIELYSYPSLEPIDVIEGTVIIAIAVRFSKARLIDNIILHRK
- the panB gene encoding 3-methyl-2-oxobutanoate hydroxymethyltransferase, translating into MKTVTDFLTMKQNGEKIAMITAYDYPSAKLAEKAEVDMILVGDSLGMVVLGYESTIPVTLEDMIHHTKAVKRGAPNTFIVTDMPFMTYHYSTKDTLKAATRIVQEGGAHAVKVEGSGQVIHMIEALTHGGIPVVAHLGLTPQSVGVLGGYKVQGKTAEAAQKLIEDAKLCQHAGAIALVLECVPRQLTKEVSDILEIPTIGIGAGADADGQVLVYHDLIGYGVDRVPKFVKMYTNVNESIEASLRQYVHEVKRNLFPKTQHSFTMKEEELNSLYGGTKG
- a CDS encoding biotin--[acetyl-CoA-carboxylase] ligase; protein product: MQSPIRKQLLEAFAEANGEFLSGQTLAKILGCSRTAVWKHIEELRKEGYQLEAVRKKGYRIVQAPDKVTENEIQFGLQTKRLGQTIYYEESVESTQKIAHRLSYEGYPEGTLVISEEQVAGRGRMTRSWYSPKYTGIWMSLILRPNLPPQKAPQFTLIAAVAISQAIEEISGIEAEIKWPNDILIRGKKVTGILTELQADADKIHSIIIGMGINVNQSSTDFAADIKPIATSIAIEAKKKIPRAQLVRRILEKLEIYYDLYMEEGFRPIKLMWESRAVSIGKNIIARTINGTIEGKALGITDEGILQLEDAQGIIHHIYSADIEIKS
- a CDS encoding CCA tRNA nucleotidyltransferase: MREPFRSAIPIIEKIQQHGFEAYFVGGAVRDYLLDRPISDVDIATSALPHELKGIFPKTVDVGIEHGTILILHNGKGYEVTTFRTESDYKDFRRPERVTFVRSLEEDLKRRDFTINAMAMDINGKIIDLFDGQEAMKRKILQTVGSPDERFTEDALRMMRAVRFVSQLGFQLEESTKRALEKHNHLLAHIAVERKLVEFEKLLSGPYRHKAFQLLLLTQLYNYLPMLKGKGEKLHQAISWMNDSLTVNEMWALLLYALQPINERTFFKEWRLPSKQSKEISTIHNFLKQRLQQEWTTQTLYQATKPIAYSVEKLYDAINGITSSVWYVWEEKFNQMPIHHRSELTISGNDLMDWFKRPGGPWVKDVLEKVELAVLHGVVENDKDQIREWLQSCNHQFENNC